A window of Exiguobacterium sp. Helios genomic DNA:
CGTCCTTTTATTCGGTCTCAATGCGGTCTCCGCAAAAGCCTTCGGGGAGGCTGAGTTTTGGTTCTCGAGCCTGAAAGTCCTTGCCATTCTATTTTTCATCGTGCTCGGGGGAGCGGCTTGGTTTGGCTGGATTGATATGGCGGCAGCACGTCCGGAAAGTTTGTTCGCCAATTTTACTTCAAACGGATTATTCCCGAACGGCGCCCTGGGGGTATTGACGACGATGATTGCCGTCAACTTTGCGTTCCAAGGAACCGAATTGATTGGGGTTGCTGCCGGAGAATCAAACGATCCAGAAAAATCGATTCCAAAAGCAATCCGTAATACCGTCTGGCGGACGTTCATCTTCTTCGTCCTCTCGATTACGATTGTCGGCGCCTTGATTCCTTACGAAACAGCCGGCGGCATCAGCAGTCCGTTCATCATGGTATTTGATGCCATCGGAATTCCTTATGCAGCTGATTTAATGAACATCGTCGTGTTGACAGCCTTACTGTCGGTCGGGAACTCGGGGTTGTACGCTGCTACTCGGATGTTATGGTCGATGTCACAAGAAGGCATGATTTCGAAAAAACTTGCCATCGTCAACTCACGCGGAGTACCTATGCGCGCTTTGTGCTTTACGATGCTGTTTGCGATGTTATCACTATTGACTGCCTTTTTCGCGGAAGATACCGTCTTCATCTGGTTGTTGTCACTCGCCGGACTCGGTGCGCAAGTCGGTTGGATTTCGATTTCTGCTTCACAGATCGCCTTCCGTCGTCAATTCATCAAAGAGGGACATGCTGTCAGTGAATTGAAATTCAAGACTCCGTTCTTCCCGGTCTTGCCGATTATCTCGTTCTCTTTAAACATGCTTGTACTGATCAGCTTGGCATTCCAAGCGGATCAACGGA
This region includes:
- a CDS encoding amino acid permease, which gives rise to MQLKREMTSRHLFMISLGGIIGTGLFLGSGLTISQAGPLGAVLSYIVGGTIMYLTMLCLGEMAVHMPVSGSFQTYTTRFIGPGIGFAVGWIYWLGWAVTVALEITAAGSLMDRWFPDTPIVIWCAIFTVLLFGLNAVSAKAFGEAEFWFSSLKVLAILFFIVLGGAAWFGWIDMAAARPESLFANFTSNGLFPNGALGVLTTMIAVNFAFQGTELIGVAAGESNDPEKSIPKAIRNTVWRTFIFFVLSITIVGALIPYETAGGISSPFIMVFDAIGIPYAADLMNIVVLTALLSVGNSGLYAATRMLWSMSQEGMISKKLAIVNSRGVPMRALCFTMLFAMLSLLTAFFAEDTVFIWLLSLAGLGAQVGWISISASQIAFRRQFIKEGHAVSELKFKTPFFPVLPIISFSLNMLVLISLAFQADQRIALYIGVPFFLLTWASYHLFVKGKHIAAQTERQAASSTLES